A region of the Bacteroidales bacterium genome:
TAAATACCACTCTTTGTTTATCGGGCAGACCCAGTAATGCTTGCTGTAATTTTTTTTCAATTTCCGAACCGCTGAAAAAATTATCATCCTCTAAATCTTGTTTTAGCTTATCGCGATAATCTGATTCCGTTCCAAATATATAACGTTTCTTTTTTCGTAAGAAATCGAAAGTTTCATTTGTTGCTATCCTGTATATCCACGTATACAAATTGGAATCGGATCGGAAAGAAGACAAATTTTGCCAAATCTTAACAAAGGTATTCTGAGAAATATCATTAGCATCATCGTGAGAGTATACCATACGCCGAATGTGCCAGTAGATACGCTCTTGATAAGTCTTTACCA
Encoded here:
- a CDS encoding RNA polymerase sigma factor, which gives rise to MREYTDKEIIRLVADQSTSEQGFRILVKTYQERIYWHIRRMVYSHDDANDISQNTFVKIWQNLSSFRSDSNLYTWIYRIATNETFDFLRKKKRYIFGTESDYRDKLKQDLEDDNFFSGSEIEKKLQQALLGLPDKQRVVFNMKYFDEMKYDEISKVLNTSVGALKASYHHAVKKIEKYLEID